A single Hippocampus zosterae strain Florida chromosome 17, ASM2543408v3, whole genome shotgun sequence DNA region contains:
- the mrc2 gene encoding C-type mannose receptor 2 isoform X2 — MHVDDERHRDSTTTATKWTGRHRLPQRCTLSSLLLLLLLLGVDVTWSATAPLDANDFAFFHEGTRGCLGVRELSLVLSTSCREAGQRWKWVTGGRLFNLGSSLCLGVTAGNDTASTSSGPGRSPLSVYTCDRLPPMVRWTWSCGQVLEDLRNYLPWPSFSNASAPSAPSGPSASSSKWSVHGEKQDLCDKTYRDIYTIQGNSNGRPCYLPFYYDDQWFHNCTSIGREDGHLWCATTYNYTQDERWGFCPVNSGGCETFWETDPLTDSCYQFNFQASLTWSEARDSCQMQGADLLSVTKLHEQTYINGLLSGYSATLWIGLNDLDINGGWQWADSSPLNYLNWEQEQPNHEDEENCVVIRTESSGRWQNRACSEALPYVCKKRPNATLDPFTTDSWADDEKYECEVGWQAFQAGCYKLVPEKGDWNAGLKTCQKMEANLVSIHTLPEMEFILRNIKKDTVQLWLGLHDIAMQMDFHWSDHTPVTFTYWHPYEPNNFRNTQEDCVSMWGAEGRWDDSPCNMTLPAICKKAATKSEGKPQHQECKQGWKWHSPSCYWVSEDLLTFNEARKSCEENKASLLTITNRFEQAFANSLVFGRFDDSFWIGLHDQGSPGSFHWQSGDPVSYTYWNRDQPVSVQGGCVSMATGLATGLWEVRECASWKAKYICRQNQDATLSPEPSLPAPPPTPSLSGSCPNGWKSKSNLRHCYKVFHWSQMDQKLSWLQAHLFCRKHGADLLSIGSPDEEHFVLQVLHETFGESEDHDQHWFWIGLNRRNPMDNGSWKWSDGLAFTYQNFGRYYYNVRQCAAADLGSMTWLAMHCDSQLDWICKIPRGSVEKEPEAAEGTTSPEWIGFQEAEYKFFDHRTTWDQAQRICSWFDSSLASVHSAQEEKFLSSTVNQMVKVEGDNWWLGLHTFDNDGRFRWSDHSVLNYVSWAANRPRPLSRDRRCVHLIASKEWAEQKCHSDLPYICKRVNVTGTAPPTPSSPHLPSGCPEGWSSYRRKCFKVFQRELPSQRATWSAAKIKCELQGGVLAVVSNHLEQAFVTTLLSNVTVDLWLGLSSDAKGHFQWAQPGLLSYTNWAPGQPVDNNGPHHDKNPGNCVSAIHGNPQKHKGMWASRACETESLGYLCQRQQDPGMPAAPTLIPATLSKRLELGGITYQVVQKRLDWTGALHLCNSLNGTLAAPKDAVQQAYLTLLINSLRLPAWIALYNFGDRSYTWLGEEDLPYSNWVDGQPNQLSGCGHMTTSGLWTMTPCHAKLDAAICQISDAPDTHQWLYPGSCPRSVGDWAWLSFRNHCYAFNLQRLKLQQDARLSCQKVGAELLSILDETENAFVWEHIQSSAEQAHGAWLGVSVKGRGLVWGEETQMSYTNWESHEVAFAVLSPNSCFWIQSNSGLWKPGSCRNRTHGVICKRPRIIESSNELLSGDHLPTLIVVLVTSVVLVALIVGVIYLYRRRGGVGVRGSYDGARYSRTHSGQGEQVEKNILVSDMELNEQPE, encoded by the exons ATGCACGTCGACGACGAGCGGCACCGAGATTCAACAACGACGGCAACAAAATGGACCGGTCGGCACCGATTACCCCAACGATGCACTTTGTCttcactgctgctgctgctgcttttgctCGGCGTGGACGTGACGTGGAGCGCCACGG CGCCGCTGGACGCCAATGACTTTGCCTTCTTCCACGAGGGCACCCGAGGGTGCCTGGGGGTGCGGGAGCTCTCCCTGGTGCTGTCCACGTCCTGCCGGGAGGCCGGCCAGCGTTGGAAGTGGGTGACCGGCGGTCGCCTCTTCAACCTGGGCTCCTCGCTGTGCCTGGGCGTGACCGCCGGCAACGACACCGCCTCCACCAGCTCCGGACCGGGACGCAGCCCCCTGAGCGTGTACACGTGCGACCGCCTACCCCCTATGGTGCGCTGGACGTGGAGCTGCGGCCAAGTGCTGGAGGACCTCCGAAATTACCTGCCCTGGCCCTCATTCTCCAACGCGTCCGCGCCCTCCGCGCCCTCCGGGCCCTCCGCATCCAGTTCCAAATGGAGCGTGCATGGTGAAAAACAAGACCTGTGCGACAAAACGTATCGCG ACATCTACACGATCCAGGGCAACTCCAACGGGCGCCCATGCTACCTGCCTTTCTATTACGACGACCAGTGGTTTCACAACTGCACCAGCATCGGGCGCGAGGACGGCCACCTGTGGTGCGCCACCACCTACAACTACACCCAAGACGAGCGCTGGGGCTTCTGTCCCGTCAACA GTGGCGGCTGTGAGACCTTCTGGGAAACGGACCCGCTCACGGACAGTTGCTACCAGTTCAACTTCCAGGCCTCGCTGACGTGGAGCGAGGCCCGCGACAGTTGCCAAATGCAAGGAGCCGACCTGCTCAGCGTCACCAAGCTGCACGAGCAGACCTACATCAACG gcctGTTGAGCGGCTACAGCGCCACCTTGTGGATCGGCCTCAACGACCTGGACATCAACGGCGGCTGGCAGTGGGCCGACTCATCGCCACTTAATTACCTCAACTGGGAGCAAG AGCAACCCAATCACGAAGACGAGGAAAACTGCGTCGTGATCAGGACCGAGTCGTCGGGTCGTTGGCAAAACCGCGCTTGTTCCGAAGCTCTTCCTTACGTTTGCAAGAAAAGGCCCAATGCCACTCTGGATCCTTTTACCACCG ACTCGTGGGCGGACGATGAGAAGTACGAGTGCGAAGTGGGCTGGCAGGCCTTCCAGGCGGGCTGCTACAAGCTGGTGCCGGAAAAAGGCGACTGGAACGCGGGGCTGAAGACGTGCCAGAAGATGGAGGCCAACCTGGTCAGCATTCACACGCTGCCTGAGATGGAGTTCATCCTGCGCAACATCAAGAAAG ACACGGTGCAGCTGTGGCTCGGCCTCCACGACATCGCCATGCAGATGGATTTCCACTGGAGCGACCACACACCCGTCACCTTCACCTACTGGCACCCCTACGAGCCCAACAACTTTCGCAACACTCAGGAAGACTGCGTGTCCATGTGGGGAGCC GAGGGCCGCTGGGATGACAGCCCGTGTAACATGACTCTGCCCGCCATCTGCAAAAAGGCCGCAACCAAGAGCGAAGGCAAACCTCAACATCAAGAGTGCAAACAG GGCTGGAAGTGGCACAGTCCATCCTGCTACTGGGTGTCGGAGGATCTGTTGACGTTCAATGAGGCCAGGAAGTCGTGCGAGGAGAATAAAGCCTCGCTCCTCACAATCACCAACAG GTTTGAGCAGGCCTTCGCCAACAGTCTGGTGTTTGGTCGCTTCGATGATTCCTTCTGGATCGGCCTCCACGACCAGGGCAGCCCCGGCTCATTCCACTGGCAGAGCGGGGACCCAGTATCCTACACATACTGGAACCGAGACCAGCCAG TCAGCGTGCAAGGAGGCTGTGTTTCCATGGCGACCGGCTTGGCAACCGGCCTGTGGGAGGTGAGAGAGTGCGCGTCGTGGAAGGCCAAATACATCTGCCGGCAGAACCAGGATGCCACCCTGAGCCCCGAGCCCTCCTTGCCCGCCCCTCCGCCCACACCCAGCCTCAGTGGTTCCTGTCCCAACGGCTGGAAGAGCAAAAGCAACCTGCGCCACTGCTACAAG GTGTTTCACTGGTCGCAAATGGATCAGAAACTGAGCTGGCTGCAGGCTCACTTGTTCTGCCGCAAACATGGCGCCGACCTGTTGAGCATCGGAAGCCCCGACGAGGAGCACTTTGTTCTCCAAGTCCTGCATGAGACCTTTGG GGAATCTGAGGACCACGACCAGCACTGGTTTTGGATCGGTCTGAACCGCAGGAACCCGATGGATAACGGCAGCTGGAAGTGGAGTGACGGGCTGGCT TTCACGTACCAAAACTTCGGGCGCTACTACTACAACGTCCGGCAGTGCGCCGCTGCAGACTTAGGCTCCATGACCTGGCTGGCCATGCATTGTGACTCTCAACTGGACTGGATTTGCAAAATCCCTCGAG GCAGTGTTGAGAAGGAACCAGAGGCCGCTGAAG GCACCACTTCGCCCGAATGGATCGGCTTTCAGGAAGCCGAATACAAATTTTTTGACCACCGCACCACGTGGGACCAGGCCCAGAGAATTTGCTCATGGTTCGATTCATCGCTGGCCTCTGTTCATTCGGCGCAGGAAGAGAAATTCCTGTCCAGCACAGTCAACCAG ATGGTCAAGGTGGAGGGCGATAACTGGTGGTTGGGACTTCATACTTTCGACAACGACGGACGCTTCCGCTGGTCCGATCACTCTGTGCTCAATTACGTGTCCTGGGCTGCCAACAGGCCCCGCCCCCTCAGTCGCGACCGCAGATGCGTGCACTTGATTGCTAGCAAAG AGTGGGCTGAGCAGAAGTGCCACTCTGACCTCCCGTACATCTGCAAGAGGGTCAACGTCACCGGCACCGCCCCTCCGACGCCATCGTCCCCGCACCTGCCATCGGGCTGCCCCGAAGGTTGGTCCTCGTATCGGCGCAAG TGTTTCAAAGTGTTTCAAAGGGAGCTGCCGTCCCAGAGGGCCACTTGGTCTGCAGCCAAAATCAAATGTGAGCTGCAAGGAGGCGTCCTGGCCGTGGTGTCCAATCATTTGGAGCAAG CCTTCGTCACCACCTTGCTGTCTAACGTCACCGTCGACCTGTGGCTCGGCCTCAGCTCTGACGCCAAAGGTCACTTCCAGTGGGCGCAGCCGGGTCTACTCAGCTACACCAACTGGGCTCCAGGACAGCCGGTCGACAACAACGGGCCGCATCACGACAAGAACCCG GGAAACTGTGTCTCCGCGATTCACGGCAACCCGCAGAAGCACAAGGGCATGTGGGCCTCACGGGCCTGCGAGACGGAAAGCCTCGGCTACCTCTGTCAGAGGCAACAAG ATCCAGGTATGCCCGCGGCGCCGACTCTGATTCCCGCTACCCTGTCCAAGCGCTTGGAGCTGGGTGGCATCACGTACCAGGTGGTGCAGAAGCGACTGGACTGGACCGGTGCCCTGCACCTGTGCAACTCCTTGAACGGGACCTTGGCGGCGCCCAAAGATGCCGTCCAGCAGGCGTACCTGACCTTGCTCATCAACAGCTTGCGGCTGCCGGCGTGGATCGCTCTTTACAACTTTGGG GACCGAAGCTACACCTGGCTGGGCGAGGAAGACTTGCCCTATTCCAACTGGGTGGACGGGCAGCCCAATCAGCTGTCAGGCTGCGGTCACATGACCACCTCCGGCCTGTGGACCATGACCCCCTGCCACGCCAAATTGGATGCTGCCATCTGTCAAATCAGTG ATGCGCCAGACACTCACCAGTGGCTCTACCCGGGAAGTTGCCCCCGCTCGGTGGGCGACTGGGCCTGGCTGTCCTTCAGGAACCACTGCTACGCTTTTAACCTGCAAAGACTCAAACTGCAGCAGGACGCACGCTTGTCCTGCCAGAAAG tcggaGCCGAGCTTCTCTCCATTTTGGACGAGACGGAGAACGCCTTTGTGTGGGAGCACATTCAGAGCTCGGCCGAGCAGGCCCACGGAGCTTGGCTGGGAGTCAGCGTCAAAG
- the mrc2 gene encoding C-type mannose receptor 2 isoform X1: protein MHVDDERHRDSTTTATKWTGRHRLPQRCTLSSLLLLLLLLGVDVTWSATAPLDANDFAFFHEGTRGCLGVRELSLVLSTSCREAGQRWKWVTGGRLFNLGSSLCLGVTAGNDTASTSSGPGRSPLSVYTCDRLPPMVRWTWSCGQVLEDLRNYLPWPSFSNASAPSAPSGPSASSSKWSVHGEKQDLCDKTYRDIYTIQGNSNGRPCYLPFYYDDQWFHNCTSIGREDGHLWCATTYNYTQDERWGFCPVNSGGCETFWETDPLTDSCYQFNFQASLTWSEARDSCQMQGADLLSVTKLHEQTYINGLLSGYSATLWIGLNDLDINGGWQWADSSPLNYLNWEQEQPNHEDEENCVVIRTESSGRWQNRACSEALPYVCKKRPNATLDPFTTDSWADDEKYECEVGWQAFQAGCYKLVPEKGDWNAGLKTCQKMEANLVSIHTLPEMEFILRNIKKDTVQLWLGLHDIAMQMDFHWSDHTPVTFTYWHPYEPNNFRNTQEDCVSMWGAEGRWDDSPCNMTLPAICKKAATKSEGKPQHQECKQGWKWHSPSCYWVSEDLLTFNEARKSCEENKASLLTITNRFEQAFANSLVFGRFDDSFWIGLHDQGSPGSFHWQSGDPVSYTYWNRDQPVSVQGGCVSMATGLATGLWEVRECASWKAKYICRQNQDATLSPEPSLPAPPPTPSLSGSCPNGWKSKSNLRHCYKVFHWSQMDQKLSWLQAHLFCRKHGADLLSIGSPDEEHFVLQVLHETFGESEDHDQHWFWIGLNRRNPMDNGSWKWSDGLAFTYQNFGRYYYNVRQCAAADLGSMTWLAMHCDSQLDWICKIPRGSVEKEPEAAEGTTSPEWIGFQEAEYKFFDHRTTWDQAQRICSWFDSSLASVHSAQEEKFLSSTVNQMVKVEGDNWWLGLHTFDNDGRFRWSDHSVLNYVSWAANRPRPLSRDRRCVHLIASKAEWAEQKCHSDLPYICKRVNVTGTAPPTPSSPHLPSGCPEGWSSYRRKCFKVFQRELPSQRATWSAAKIKCELQGGVLAVVSNHLEQAFVTTLLSNVTVDLWLGLSSDAKGHFQWAQPGLLSYTNWAPGQPVDNNGPHHDKNPGNCVSAIHGNPQKHKGMWASRACETESLGYLCQRQQDPGMPAAPTLIPATLSKRLELGGITYQVVQKRLDWTGALHLCNSLNGTLAAPKDAVQQAYLTLLINSLRLPAWIALYNFGDRSYTWLGEEDLPYSNWVDGQPNQLSGCGHMTTSGLWTMTPCHAKLDAAICQISDAPDTHQWLYPGSCPRSVGDWAWLSFRNHCYAFNLQRLKLQQDARLSCQKVGAELLSILDETENAFVWEHIQSSAEQAHGAWLGVSVKGRGLVWGEETQMSYTNWESHEVAFAVLSPNSCFWIQSNSGLWKPGSCRNRTHGVICKRPRIIESSNELLSGDHLPTLIVVLVTSVVLVALIVGVIYLYRRRGGVGVRGSYDGARYSRTHSGQGEQVEKNILVSDMELNEQPE, encoded by the exons ATGCACGTCGACGACGAGCGGCACCGAGATTCAACAACGACGGCAACAAAATGGACCGGTCGGCACCGATTACCCCAACGATGCACTTTGTCttcactgctgctgctgctgcttttgctCGGCGTGGACGTGACGTGGAGCGCCACGG CGCCGCTGGACGCCAATGACTTTGCCTTCTTCCACGAGGGCACCCGAGGGTGCCTGGGGGTGCGGGAGCTCTCCCTGGTGCTGTCCACGTCCTGCCGGGAGGCCGGCCAGCGTTGGAAGTGGGTGACCGGCGGTCGCCTCTTCAACCTGGGCTCCTCGCTGTGCCTGGGCGTGACCGCCGGCAACGACACCGCCTCCACCAGCTCCGGACCGGGACGCAGCCCCCTGAGCGTGTACACGTGCGACCGCCTACCCCCTATGGTGCGCTGGACGTGGAGCTGCGGCCAAGTGCTGGAGGACCTCCGAAATTACCTGCCCTGGCCCTCATTCTCCAACGCGTCCGCGCCCTCCGCGCCCTCCGGGCCCTCCGCATCCAGTTCCAAATGGAGCGTGCATGGTGAAAAACAAGACCTGTGCGACAAAACGTATCGCG ACATCTACACGATCCAGGGCAACTCCAACGGGCGCCCATGCTACCTGCCTTTCTATTACGACGACCAGTGGTTTCACAACTGCACCAGCATCGGGCGCGAGGACGGCCACCTGTGGTGCGCCACCACCTACAACTACACCCAAGACGAGCGCTGGGGCTTCTGTCCCGTCAACA GTGGCGGCTGTGAGACCTTCTGGGAAACGGACCCGCTCACGGACAGTTGCTACCAGTTCAACTTCCAGGCCTCGCTGACGTGGAGCGAGGCCCGCGACAGTTGCCAAATGCAAGGAGCCGACCTGCTCAGCGTCACCAAGCTGCACGAGCAGACCTACATCAACG gcctGTTGAGCGGCTACAGCGCCACCTTGTGGATCGGCCTCAACGACCTGGACATCAACGGCGGCTGGCAGTGGGCCGACTCATCGCCACTTAATTACCTCAACTGGGAGCAAG AGCAACCCAATCACGAAGACGAGGAAAACTGCGTCGTGATCAGGACCGAGTCGTCGGGTCGTTGGCAAAACCGCGCTTGTTCCGAAGCTCTTCCTTACGTTTGCAAGAAAAGGCCCAATGCCACTCTGGATCCTTTTACCACCG ACTCGTGGGCGGACGATGAGAAGTACGAGTGCGAAGTGGGCTGGCAGGCCTTCCAGGCGGGCTGCTACAAGCTGGTGCCGGAAAAAGGCGACTGGAACGCGGGGCTGAAGACGTGCCAGAAGATGGAGGCCAACCTGGTCAGCATTCACACGCTGCCTGAGATGGAGTTCATCCTGCGCAACATCAAGAAAG ACACGGTGCAGCTGTGGCTCGGCCTCCACGACATCGCCATGCAGATGGATTTCCACTGGAGCGACCACACACCCGTCACCTTCACCTACTGGCACCCCTACGAGCCCAACAACTTTCGCAACACTCAGGAAGACTGCGTGTCCATGTGGGGAGCC GAGGGCCGCTGGGATGACAGCCCGTGTAACATGACTCTGCCCGCCATCTGCAAAAAGGCCGCAACCAAGAGCGAAGGCAAACCTCAACATCAAGAGTGCAAACAG GGCTGGAAGTGGCACAGTCCATCCTGCTACTGGGTGTCGGAGGATCTGTTGACGTTCAATGAGGCCAGGAAGTCGTGCGAGGAGAATAAAGCCTCGCTCCTCACAATCACCAACAG GTTTGAGCAGGCCTTCGCCAACAGTCTGGTGTTTGGTCGCTTCGATGATTCCTTCTGGATCGGCCTCCACGACCAGGGCAGCCCCGGCTCATTCCACTGGCAGAGCGGGGACCCAGTATCCTACACATACTGGAACCGAGACCAGCCAG TCAGCGTGCAAGGAGGCTGTGTTTCCATGGCGACCGGCTTGGCAACCGGCCTGTGGGAGGTGAGAGAGTGCGCGTCGTGGAAGGCCAAATACATCTGCCGGCAGAACCAGGATGCCACCCTGAGCCCCGAGCCCTCCTTGCCCGCCCCTCCGCCCACACCCAGCCTCAGTGGTTCCTGTCCCAACGGCTGGAAGAGCAAAAGCAACCTGCGCCACTGCTACAAG GTGTTTCACTGGTCGCAAATGGATCAGAAACTGAGCTGGCTGCAGGCTCACTTGTTCTGCCGCAAACATGGCGCCGACCTGTTGAGCATCGGAAGCCCCGACGAGGAGCACTTTGTTCTCCAAGTCCTGCATGAGACCTTTGG GGAATCTGAGGACCACGACCAGCACTGGTTTTGGATCGGTCTGAACCGCAGGAACCCGATGGATAACGGCAGCTGGAAGTGGAGTGACGGGCTGGCT TTCACGTACCAAAACTTCGGGCGCTACTACTACAACGTCCGGCAGTGCGCCGCTGCAGACTTAGGCTCCATGACCTGGCTGGCCATGCATTGTGACTCTCAACTGGACTGGATTTGCAAAATCCCTCGAG GCAGTGTTGAGAAGGAACCAGAGGCCGCTGAAG GCACCACTTCGCCCGAATGGATCGGCTTTCAGGAAGCCGAATACAAATTTTTTGACCACCGCACCACGTGGGACCAGGCCCAGAGAATTTGCTCATGGTTCGATTCATCGCTGGCCTCTGTTCATTCGGCGCAGGAAGAGAAATTCCTGTCCAGCACAGTCAACCAG ATGGTCAAGGTGGAGGGCGATAACTGGTGGTTGGGACTTCATACTTTCGACAACGACGGACGCTTCCGCTGGTCCGATCACTCTGTGCTCAATTACGTGTCCTGGGCTGCCAACAGGCCCCGCCCCCTCAGTCGCGACCGCAGATGCGTGCACTTGATTGCTAGCAAAG CAGAGTGGGCTGAGCAGAAGTGCCACTCTGACCTCCCGTACATCTGCAAGAGGGTCAACGTCACCGGCACCGCCCCTCCGACGCCATCGTCCCCGCACCTGCCATCGGGCTGCCCCGAAGGTTGGTCCTCGTATCGGCGCAAG TGTTTCAAAGTGTTTCAAAGGGAGCTGCCGTCCCAGAGGGCCACTTGGTCTGCAGCCAAAATCAAATGTGAGCTGCAAGGAGGCGTCCTGGCCGTGGTGTCCAATCATTTGGAGCAAG CCTTCGTCACCACCTTGCTGTCTAACGTCACCGTCGACCTGTGGCTCGGCCTCAGCTCTGACGCCAAAGGTCACTTCCAGTGGGCGCAGCCGGGTCTACTCAGCTACACCAACTGGGCTCCAGGACAGCCGGTCGACAACAACGGGCCGCATCACGACAAGAACCCG GGAAACTGTGTCTCCGCGATTCACGGCAACCCGCAGAAGCACAAGGGCATGTGGGCCTCACGGGCCTGCGAGACGGAAAGCCTCGGCTACCTCTGTCAGAGGCAACAAG ATCCAGGTATGCCCGCGGCGCCGACTCTGATTCCCGCTACCCTGTCCAAGCGCTTGGAGCTGGGTGGCATCACGTACCAGGTGGTGCAGAAGCGACTGGACTGGACCGGTGCCCTGCACCTGTGCAACTCCTTGAACGGGACCTTGGCGGCGCCCAAAGATGCCGTCCAGCAGGCGTACCTGACCTTGCTCATCAACAGCTTGCGGCTGCCGGCGTGGATCGCTCTTTACAACTTTGGG GACCGAAGCTACACCTGGCTGGGCGAGGAAGACTTGCCCTATTCCAACTGGGTGGACGGGCAGCCCAATCAGCTGTCAGGCTGCGGTCACATGACCACCTCCGGCCTGTGGACCATGACCCCCTGCCACGCCAAATTGGATGCTGCCATCTGTCAAATCAGTG ATGCGCCAGACACTCACCAGTGGCTCTACCCGGGAAGTTGCCCCCGCTCGGTGGGCGACTGGGCCTGGCTGTCCTTCAGGAACCACTGCTACGCTTTTAACCTGCAAAGACTCAAACTGCAGCAGGACGCACGCTTGTCCTGCCAGAAAG tcggaGCCGAGCTTCTCTCCATTTTGGACGAGACGGAGAACGCCTTTGTGTGGGAGCACATTCAGAGCTCGGCCGAGCAGGCCCACGGAGCTTGGCTGGGAGTCAGCGTCAAAG